In Corynebacterium ulcerans, one genomic interval encodes:
- a CDS encoding LPXTG cell wall anchor domain-containing protein codes for MSVIRYPQPRRLSPVAIVAVIWTLIAALTVVPYSSAYVPGTFAPNHEQPNGPPADVKSGIDIAPNPVVPGGDVTYTITGQAKAPKPNTTNAPGQSNVLYAQVEFTPSEHAPLKAAPQATDFTWSDGVRRTFAEEPKLVNGTWVLTFNAGGTDFGANPSYKASLVGSTSTDISVKEITAKVKTTVNIDPVLNWRSTNPTITPLGNCTYRAVQENTYLGDGYGAWLMHLKLGSDGWNQELDPNGPQIQVFDETGADVTARFAHYRFNSQDYSQPVYPETNAGVSPYNQWKQSLNYNFDQSTNTGDTWIRDGYKVRVTQTIRDTTCSYGESYIHYNVGIESAFPPIYSSDEATASAPVELTKKFRVEKSTDAGRVVLTPEQVRGEASFDVKYKVTVTNDGRVAGVHPDVTDVPAAREGFAVQGVSVDGQVLDAPYVIKGQSLDAGASRTYDVVVSYRVADAGRVDWSSVGTCESSGGQSSGGLVNRVQMEGDSDGPGNNDACVPVIPPSEDTPFVPIPIVPIPVVPTPVVPTPVVPTPVVPTPDGAQPTQKPAEKGAKSGKVLAKTGASVLAPIVIGLIMLALGIAILRRRNTE; via the coding sequence ATGTCAGTCATACGGTACCCTCAACCTCGGAGGCTAAGTCCGGTAGCAATAGTTGCCGTAATCTGGACTTTAATTGCTGCCCTCACAGTAGTTCCATATTCATCTGCATATGTTCCCGGGACTTTTGCTCCCAATCATGAGCAGCCAAATGGTCCACCTGCCGACGTGAAATCCGGGATAGATATTGCTCCTAACCCGGTAGTGCCGGGTGGGGATGTGACCTACACGATCACGGGGCAAGCTAAAGCGCCAAAGCCTAATACAACAAATGCTCCGGGACAGAGCAATGTTTTGTATGCGCAGGTGGAATTTACTCCGAGTGAGCATGCTCCGCTTAAAGCGGCCCCTCAAGCAACTGATTTCACATGGTCGGACGGGGTACGTCGAACATTTGCTGAAGAGCCGAAACTAGTCAATGGTACCTGGGTTCTCACGTTCAACGCCGGAGGTACTGACTTCGGTGCAAACCCTTCGTATAAAGCTTCGCTCGTAGGCTCGACCTCAACCGACATTTCGGTAAAAGAGATTACCGCAAAGGTGAAAACCACGGTGAACATTGATCCCGTGCTGAACTGGCGCTCGACGAATCCTACTATCACGCCACTCGGAAACTGTACCTATCGGGCAGTCCAGGAAAACACCTACCTAGGCGATGGCTATGGGGCGTGGTTGATGCACCTCAAGCTGGGATCGGATGGCTGGAATCAAGAGCTTGATCCTAACGGGCCTCAGATTCAAGTTTTCGATGAAACTGGTGCTGATGTGACTGCAAGGTTCGCGCACTACCGATTCAATTCACAGGACTACAGCCAGCCGGTTTACCCAGAAACAAATGCTGGTGTTAGCCCATACAACCAGTGGAAACAGTCCTTGAATTACAATTTCGATCAGAGCACTAATACAGGCGATACTTGGATCCGTGATGGATACAAGGTCAGAGTGACTCAGACGATTCGTGACACCACATGTAGTTATGGGGAAAGCTACATTCACTATAACGTTGGTATTGAATCGGCATTTCCACCTATCTATTCTTCTGACGAAGCAACAGCTTCTGCGCCCGTGGAACTGACCAAGAAGTTCCGTGTGGAGAAGTCGACGGATGCTGGTCGGGTGGTGTTGACTCCTGAGCAGGTGCGTGGTGAGGCTTCGTTTGATGTGAAGTACAAGGTGACGGTGACGAATGATGGTCGCGTTGCTGGTGTGCATCCGGATGTGACGGATGTGCCTGCGGCTCGTGAGGGTTTTGCGGTGCAGGGTGTGTCTGTTGATGGTCAGGTGTTGGATGCGCCGTATGTGATTAAGGGTCAGTCGTTGGATGCGGGGGCGTCGCGTACGTATGACGTGGTGGTGTCGTATCGGGTGGCTGATGCTGGTCGTGTTGATTGGTCGTCGGTGGGTACGTGTGAGTCTTCTGGTGGTCAGTCGTCTGGTGGTTTGGTGAACCGGGTTCAGATGGAGGGGGATTCTGATGGTCCGGGGAATAATGATGCGTGTGTTCCGGTGATTCCGCCGAGTGAGGACACACCATTTGTACCAATTCCAATCGTGCCCATTCCGGTTGTACCGACACCAGTGGTACCAACACCGGTTGTGCCGACTCCAGTTGTACCAACGCCAGACGGAGCGCAGCCTACTCAAAAGCCGGCTGAAAAAGGTGCCAAGTCAGGCAAAGTGCTTGCAAAAACAGGCGCATCTGTACTGGCTCCGATCGTAATCGGTCTAATTATGCTGGCCTTGGGTATTGCTATTCTTCGGCGTAGGAATACGGAATAA
- the ctaD gene encoding cytochrome c oxidase subunit I, with amino-acid sequence MTAVAPRLENYSEPTRPAPTGGARKGTLAWKMLTTTDHKQLGIMYIIMSFVFFFLGGLMALLIRAELFSPGLQYLSNEQFNQLFTMHGTVMLLLFGTPIVWGFANYILPLQIGAPDVAFPRLNAFGFWVTMIGAAAMLSGFLTPGGAADFGWTMYLPLADSIHSPGIGSDMWIVGVGATGVGTISSAINMITTILCMRAPGMTMFRMPIFCWNIFVASVLVLMIFPLLTAAALGVLYDRKLGGHLFDPGNGGAIMWQHLFWFFGHPEVYVLALPFFGIVSEIIPVFARKPMFGYIGLVFATLSIGSLSMAVWAHHMFVTGAILLPFFSFMTFLISVPTGVKFFNWLGTMWKGHVSWETPMTWTMGFLVTFLFGGLTGIMLASPPLDFHISDTYFVVAHFHYTLFGTVVFASFAGVYFWFPKMTGRMLDERLGKIHFWITFVGFHGTFLVQHWLGNEGMPRRYADYLDSDGFTTLNQISTIFSFLLGMSVLPFIWNVIKSWRYGEVVTVDDPWGYGNSLEWATSCPPPRHNFTSLPRIRSERPALELHYPHMVERMRREAHVGHHAEPVTKKTS; translated from the coding sequence ATGACCGCTGTGGCGCCGAGGCTCGAGAATTACTCTGAGCCAACAAGGCCCGCGCCGACCGGCGGTGCCCGTAAGGGTACCCTGGCCTGGAAAATGCTAACCACCACCGATCACAAGCAACTGGGCATCATGTACATCATCATGTCCTTTGTGTTCTTCTTCCTCGGTGGACTTATGGCACTGCTTATTCGTGCGGAGCTTTTCTCCCCAGGACTGCAGTATCTCTCAAACGAACAGTTCAACCAGCTCTTCACGATGCACGGCACCGTGATGCTGCTTTTGTTTGGTACTCCCATCGTGTGGGGCTTTGCTAACTACATCCTGCCTTTGCAGATTGGTGCCCCGGATGTTGCATTCCCTCGTCTTAACGCTTTTGGTTTCTGGGTCACCATGATCGGTGCCGCTGCCATGCTCTCCGGCTTCCTCACCCCTGGCGGTGCTGCGGACTTCGGTTGGACAATGTACCTCCCGCTGGCAGACTCCATTCACTCTCCGGGCATTGGCTCTGACATGTGGATTGTTGGTGTTGGTGCAACTGGTGTGGGAACCATTTCCTCCGCTATCAACATGATCACCACGATCCTATGTATGCGTGCTCCGGGTATGACCATGTTCCGCATGCCAATTTTCTGCTGGAACATCTTCGTGGCATCTGTCCTGGTTCTTATGATCTTCCCACTCTTGACTGCTGCAGCTCTGGGCGTGCTTTACGACCGTAAGCTTGGCGGACACCTCTTCGATCCAGGCAACGGCGGCGCCATCATGTGGCAGCACCTGTTCTGGTTCTTCGGACACCCTGAGGTTTACGTCCTCGCGCTTCCGTTCTTCGGAATCGTCTCCGAGATCATCCCAGTCTTTGCCCGTAAGCCAATGTTCGGTTACATCGGCTTGGTATTTGCAACGCTGTCGATCGGATCGTTGTCCATGGCTGTGTGGGCGCACCACATGTTCGTTACCGGCGCTATCCTGCTTCCGTTCTTCTCCTTCATGACCTTCTTGATCTCGGTTCCTACCGGCGTGAAGTTCTTCAACTGGCTTGGAACAATGTGGAAGGGACATGTCTCCTGGGAGACGCCGATGACCTGGACCATGGGCTTCCTGGTTACCTTCCTCTTTGGTGGATTGACCGGCATCATGCTGGCCTCGCCGCCGCTAGACTTCCACATCTCTGATACCTACTTTGTGGTTGCTCACTTCCACTACACCTTGTTCGGTACCGTGGTGTTTGCTTCCTTCGCCGGCGTGTACTTCTGGTTCCCCAAGATGACCGGACGTATGCTCGATGAGCGCCTGGGTAAGATTCACTTCTGGATCACCTTCGTGGGCTTCCATGGAACCTTCCTGGTTCAGCACTGGTTGGGCAACGAGGGCATGCCGCGTCGTTACGCTGACTACCTTGATTCTGATGGCTTTACCACTCTGAACCAGATCTCCACGATCTTCTCGTTCCTGCTCGGAATGTCTGTTCTACCGTTCATCTGGAACGTCATCAAGTCTTGGCGCTACGGCGAGGTCGTTACCGTGGACGACCCATGGGGTTATGGAAACTCCTTGGAGTGGGCTACCTCTTGCCCGCCACCACGACACAACTTCACTTCGCTGCCACGTATTCGTTCCGAGCGTCCTGCATTGGAGCTCCACTATCCGCACATGGTTGAGCGGATGCGTCGTGAAGCTCACGTGGGGCACCACGCGGAGCCGGTCACCAAGAAGACCAGTTAA
- the nrdF gene encoding class 1b ribonucleoside-diphosphate reductase subunit beta: MESYDSYLESHKKPVSAINWNSIPDEKDLEVWDRLTGNFWLPEKVPVSNDLKSWGTLNDLEKTTTMRVFTGLTMLDTIQGTVGAVSMIPDAITPHEEAVYTNIAFMESVHAKSYSNIFMTLASTKEINEAFRWSEENENLQKKAKIVLSYYEGADPLKRKVASTLLESFLFYSGFYLPMYWSSHAKLTNTADIIRLIIRDEAVHGYYIGYKYQQAVRQQTPERQAELKEYTFDLLYDLYDNEIQYTEDLYDDLGWTEDVKRFLRYNANKALNNLGYEGLFPADECKVSPAILSALSPNADENHDFFSGSGSSYVIGKAENTTDDDWDF; the protein is encoded by the coding sequence GTGGAGTCTTACGATTCTTATCTCGAATCACATAAAAAACCGGTCTCTGCTATTAACTGGAATAGCATTCCTGATGAAAAAGATCTTGAGGTGTGGGATCGCCTGACCGGCAACTTCTGGCTCCCTGAAAAAGTCCCAGTCTCCAACGACTTGAAGAGCTGGGGAACGCTCAATGATCTGGAAAAGACCACGACTATGCGGGTCTTTACCGGGCTGACCATGCTGGACACCATCCAGGGAACGGTTGGCGCCGTGTCAATGATTCCTGATGCGATCACCCCGCATGAAGAGGCTGTGTATACCAATATTGCCTTCATGGAAAGCGTGCATGCTAAGTCTTATTCCAATATCTTTATGACGCTTGCCTCTACTAAAGAGATCAATGAGGCGTTCCGGTGGTCGGAAGAGAATGAGAACCTTCAGAAAAAGGCCAAGATCGTTCTTTCCTACTATGAGGGTGCTGACCCATTGAAGCGGAAAGTGGCCTCGACGCTTTTGGAGTCATTCCTCTTCTATTCCGGCTTCTATTTGCCCATGTATTGGTCGAGCCATGCCAAGCTGACTAATACGGCGGACATCATTCGACTGATTATTCGTGATGAGGCCGTGCATGGTTATTACATTGGCTATAAATATCAGCAGGCGGTGCGCCAGCAAACGCCAGAGCGTCAGGCGGAATTGAAGGAATATACATTTGACCTTCTTTATGACCTCTATGATAACGAGATCCAGTACACGGAAGATCTTTACGACGACCTGGGTTGGACTGAAGACGTAAAGCGCTTCTTGCGGTATAACGCCAACAAGGCACTTAATAACTTGGGGTATGAGGGCTTGTTCCCGGCTGATGAATGCAAAGTTTCGCCGGCAATCCTCTCTGCACTGTCGCCTAACGCTGACGAGAATCATGATTTCTTCTCTGGCTCTGGTTCTTCTTATGTGATTGGTAAGGCTGAAAACACTACGGATGATGACTGGGACTTCTAA
- the nrdE gene encoding class 1b ribonucleoside-diphosphate reductase subunit alpha, translating to MSQSLGKHVAEPVSRTEQLDYHALNALLNLYNADGKIQFDKDREAANQFFLQHVNQNTVFFHDLEEKIEYLVENNYYEPEIIQQYEFAFIKDLFKQAYAHKFRFKSFLGAYKYYTSYTLKTFDGRRYLERFEDRVCMVALTLADGDQDLARNLVDEIMTGRFQPATPTFLNSGKAQRGEPVSCFLLRIEDNMESIGRSINSALQLSKRGGGVALLLSNLREAGAPIKKIENQSSGVIPVMKLLEDSFSYANQLGARQGAGAVYLNAHHPDILNFLDTKRENADEKIRIKTLSLGVVIPDITFELAKRNDDMYLFSPYDVERVYGKAFADISVSEHYAEMVEDPRIRKSKINAREFFQTIAEIQFESGYPYIMFEDTVNKANPIEGRVNMSNLCSEILQVNTPSLFNDDLTYEEVGEDISCNLGSLNIAMTMDSPDFAKTIETAIRGLTAVSEQTAINSVPSIRKGNDAAHAIGLGQMNLHGYLGREHIYYGSEEGLDFTNAYFAAVLYQCLVASNKLARERGRTFAGFETSKYATGEYFDDFDPADFAPKTEKVAKIFADSSIYTPTVADWADLKDAVAAHGLYNRYLQAVPPTGSISYINHSTSSIHPIASKIEIRKEGKIGRVYYPAPHMDNENLDYFADAYEIGFEKVIDTYAVATKYVDQGLSLTLFFKDSATTRDINRAQIYAWRKGIKTLYYIRLRQVALMGTEVEGCVSCML from the coding sequence GTGTCGCAATCTTTGGGAAAACACGTTGCTGAGCCGGTGTCTCGCACCGAACAACTCGACTACCACGCGCTTAACGCGCTACTCAATCTTTATAACGCGGATGGAAAGATCCAGTTTGATAAGGATCGCGAAGCTGCAAATCAATTCTTCTTGCAGCATGTTAACCAGAACACCGTCTTCTTCCACGATCTTGAGGAAAAGATTGAGTACTTGGTTGAGAACAACTACTACGAGCCTGAAATCATTCAGCAGTACGAGTTCGCGTTTATCAAGGACCTCTTCAAACAGGCGTATGCCCACAAGTTCCGTTTCAAGTCATTCCTTGGGGCGTATAAGTACTACACCTCTTACACGCTCAAAACTTTCGACGGGCGCCGCTACCTTGAGCGCTTTGAGGATCGCGTATGCATGGTCGCGCTAACGCTTGCCGACGGCGACCAGGACCTCGCCCGTAACCTCGTTGATGAGATCATGACTGGCCGATTCCAGCCAGCTACCCCTACCTTCCTCAACTCTGGTAAAGCACAGCGCGGCGAGCCCGTGTCCTGCTTCCTTTTGCGTATTGAGGACAACATGGAGTCCATTGGACGTTCCATCAACTCTGCACTGCAGTTGTCCAAGCGCGGCGGCGGCGTTGCCCTGCTCCTGAGCAACCTGCGTGAGGCTGGTGCACCGATTAAGAAGATTGAGAACCAGTCTTCCGGCGTTATCCCCGTGATGAAGCTGCTGGAGGATTCTTTCTCCTACGCAAACCAGCTGGGCGCGCGTCAGGGCGCAGGTGCTGTATACCTCAACGCCCACCACCCTGACATTCTTAACTTCCTGGACACCAAGCGCGAAAACGCAGATGAAAAGATCCGCATCAAGACGCTTTCCTTGGGTGTTGTAATCCCAGACATCACCTTTGAGCTGGCTAAGCGTAACGACGACATGTACCTGTTTAGTCCCTACGATGTTGAGCGGGTCTACGGTAAAGCCTTTGCCGATATCTCTGTGAGCGAGCATTACGCTGAGATGGTGGAAGACCCACGGATTCGTAAGAGCAAGATCAACGCTCGTGAGTTCTTCCAGACCATCGCGGAGATTCAGTTTGAATCTGGTTACCCGTACATCATGTTCGAGGACACTGTAAACAAGGCAAACCCCATCGAGGGCCGTGTGAACATGTCCAATCTCTGCTCTGAGATCCTTCAGGTGAACACCCCGTCCCTATTCAACGACGATCTTACGTACGAGGAAGTCGGCGAAGACATTTCTTGTAACCTGGGCTCGCTGAACATTGCGATGACGATGGACTCGCCGGACTTTGCCAAGACCATCGAGACAGCGATTCGCGGGCTTACCGCGGTATCGGAGCAGACTGCTATCAACTCGGTTCCGTCGATCCGTAAAGGTAACGACGCAGCGCACGCTATCGGTCTTGGTCAGATGAACCTTCACGGCTACCTTGGCCGCGAGCACATCTACTATGGCTCTGAAGAAGGCCTCGACTTTACCAACGCCTACTTTGCTGCTGTTCTCTATCAGTGCTTGGTGGCCTCCAATAAGCTGGCCCGCGAACGCGGACGTACTTTTGCTGGCTTTGAGACCTCAAAGTATGCGACTGGCGAGTACTTTGATGACTTTGATCCCGCAGATTTTGCGCCTAAGACCGAAAAGGTAGCAAAGATTTTTGCGGACTCCTCGATCTATACGCCAACGGTTGCCGATTGGGCAGACCTTAAGGACGCCGTGGCTGCCCACGGTCTCTATAACCGCTACCTTCAGGCAGTGCCGCCGACGGGATCGATTTCCTATATCAACCACTCAACCTCTTCTATCCACCCAATCGCATCCAAGATTGAGATCAGGAAAGAGGGCAAGATCGGTCGTGTTTATTATCCAGCACCTCACATGGATAACGAGAACCTCGACTATTTTGCAGATGCTTATGAGATCGGCTTTGAAAAGGTCATCGATACGTACGCCGTAGCGACGAAGTACGTGGATCAGGGGTTGTCGTTGACATTGTTCTTCAAGGACAGTGCGACTACCCGTGATATTAACCGTGCACAGATTTATGCCTGGAGAAAGGGCATTAAGACCTTGTACTACATCCGTCTGCGACAGGTCGCGCTGATGGGAACTGAAGTAGAGGGCTGCGTCAGCTGCATGCTCTAA
- a CDS encoding pyridoxamine 5'-phosphate oxidase family protein: MDNNYEAIRVLGQDEIVEKLRGEPVGRIVVRRKDDMEIFPVNYVIDTSQGEPRIYLRTAEGTKLFTVNLNPQVLFEVDHFNEESGWSVVVRGTAHVVKDTAEIQHAETLNLRPWLPTLKYNFVCIPCMELSGRAFVFGEEPERY; encoded by the coding sequence ATGGATAACAATTATGAGGCAATCAGGGTATTAGGGCAGGACGAGATTGTAGAAAAACTCCGCGGCGAACCCGTTGGTCGGATCGTTGTCCGGCGTAAAGATGATATGGAGATCTTCCCGGTGAACTATGTCATTGACACCTCACAGGGGGAACCGCGTATTTATTTACGTACAGCGGAGGGCACAAAGCTGTTTACTGTGAATTTAAACCCCCAGGTTCTCTTTGAGGTCGATCACTTTAATGAGGAATCTGGTTGGTCAGTGGTCGTTCGTGGCACTGCGCACGTGGTGAAAGATACCGCTGAGATTCAACATGCAGAGACTCTTAATTTGCGCCCATGGCTGCCAACATTAAAGTACAACTTTGTGTGTATCCCCTGCATGGAGCTATCTGGGCGCGCGTTCGTCTTTGGAGAAGAGCCGGAGCGGTACTAG
- the nadE gene encoding ammonia-dependent NAD(+) synthetase — MDTLRSTIKHRLRTQSIINPSEEIAKRVDFLAHYLATSGAKGFALGISGGQDSTLAGRLAQLAVEKLRKEGHPADFWAIRLPYGVQADEADAQTALAFIQPDHSVTINIKPATDACAADVAQALGLKELGDFNKGNVKARQRMIAQYALAGEKGLLVIGTDHAAENVTGFFTKFGDGAADILPLAGLSKRQGAQLLQALNAPDSTWLKVPTADLEEDRPALPDEAALGVTYSEIDTYIEDTEAVSKEATARIEHLWKVSEHKRHLPVEPGDTWWRR; from the coding sequence ATGGACACTCTACGCAGCACTATTAAACACCGGCTTCGGACCCAGTCAATCATCAATCCTTCTGAAGAAATCGCGAAACGCGTGGACTTCCTCGCCCACTACCTTGCCACCTCTGGTGCAAAGGGTTTCGCCCTTGGTATTTCAGGTGGACAGGACTCAACGTTGGCGGGACGCCTAGCCCAACTAGCAGTAGAGAAACTACGCAAAGAAGGACATCCCGCAGATTTTTGGGCCATCCGGTTGCCTTATGGTGTTCAAGCAGACGAAGCTGACGCCCAAACTGCCCTTGCGTTTATCCAGCCAGATCACAGCGTCACCATTAATATCAAGCCAGCCACAGACGCCTGTGCAGCAGATGTCGCGCAAGCCCTGGGGTTAAAAGAACTCGGCGACTTTAATAAAGGAAACGTTAAAGCACGCCAGAGGATGATCGCGCAGTACGCTTTGGCCGGTGAGAAAGGACTTCTGGTTATCGGCACTGATCATGCAGCCGAAAACGTCACTGGCTTCTTTACCAAGTTTGGCGACGGCGCAGCCGACATCCTCCCACTCGCGGGACTATCCAAGCGCCAAGGTGCACAACTTTTACAAGCCCTTAACGCTCCAGATTCCACGTGGCTTAAAGTCCCCACTGCGGACTTGGAAGAAGACCGCCCTGCGCTTCCCGACGAGGCTGCTCTTGGTGTGACCTACTCCGAGATCGATACGTACATCGAGGACACTGAGGCAGTCTCCAAAGAAGCCACGGCCCGCATCGAGCATCTATGGAAAGTTAGCGAACATAAGCGCCATCTACCGGTAGAGCCTGGCGACACATGGTGGCGTCGATAA
- the ykgO gene encoding type B 50S ribosomal protein L36, with protein MKVRKSLRSLKNKPGAQVVRRRGKVYVINKKDPRFKARQG; from the coding sequence ATGAAGGTCCGCAAGTCCCTTCGGTCGCTGAAGAACAAGCCGGGCGCTCAGGTTGTCCGTCGCCGCGGCAAAGTTTACGTGATCAACAAGAAGGATCCTCGTTTCAAGGCTCGCCAGGGCTAG
- a CDS encoding ArsR/SmtB family transcription factor, with product MREDTKKCTFNPESQYANFAAEVFTLLSDATRVRIILALRDTEKSVNELAEEISKSPTTTSQHLAKLRWGKIVEARQDGNRVFYRLIDDHARELVTHAVFHAQQHVAGTAPTHHRNADGSITTDAETPGATQ from the coding sequence ATGCGTGAAGATACTAAGAAATGTACATTCAACCCAGAGAGCCAATACGCCAACTTCGCCGCCGAGGTGTTCACTCTGCTCTCGGATGCCACACGCGTGCGCATCATCCTGGCTTTGCGCGACACGGAAAAATCCGTCAATGAGCTCGCAGAAGAAATCAGCAAATCCCCCACGACTACCTCGCAGCATCTAGCAAAACTGCGCTGGGGAAAGATCGTCGAGGCTCGCCAAGATGGCAATCGAGTCTTTTATCGGCTTATCGACGATCACGCCCGCGAGCTCGTCACGCACGCCGTGTTCCACGCCCAGCAACATGTGGCGGGCACTGCGCCCACTCATCATCGGAATGCTGATGGTTCCATTACCACTGATGCTGAAACTCCTGGTGCTACGCAGTGA
- a CDS encoding ferritin, whose protein sequence is MSINEKLAAALNNQITAELEASMVYLQLSYILDDLSLTGMRNWMQAQHKEELDHAAQFSKHLLDRDYRPQIGDIAPPKLDANSAIEAFEASLAHEQKVTAMIRELAEIADSVKDYDSRPLIDRFLEEQIEEEATVKEILDRLRIADTGSGVLRIDAELAAR, encoded by the coding sequence ATGAGTATCAATGAAAAACTAGCAGCAGCCCTTAACAACCAGATCACCGCTGAACTCGAAGCTTCCATGGTTTATCTTCAGCTTTCCTACATCCTGGATGATCTTTCCCTCACCGGAATGCGCAACTGGATGCAGGCTCAGCACAAGGAAGAGCTCGATCACGCCGCTCAGTTCTCTAAGCACCTTCTTGATCGCGACTACCGCCCTCAGATCGGCGATATTGCACCGCCAAAGCTCGATGCAAATTCTGCAATCGAAGCATTCGAGGCTTCCCTCGCACATGAGCAGAAGGTCACCGCTATGATCCGCGAACTCGCAGAGATCGCGGATTCCGTCAAGGATTACGATTCACGCCCACTTATCGATCGCTTCCTGGAAGAGCAGATCGAAGAGGAAGCAACCGTCAAGGAGATCCTGGACCGCCTGCGCATCGCCGATACCGGCTCCGGAGTCTTGCGTATCGACGCCGAACTCGCCGCGCGCTAA
- the nrdH gene encoding glutaredoxin-like protein NrdH, giving the protein MSITVYTKPACVQCNATKKALDRAGLDYTLVDISIDDEARDYVMALGYLQAPVVEVNGEHWSGFRPERISSLVAQVA; this is encoded by the coding sequence ATGTCGATCACCGTCTACACCAAGCCAGCTTGCGTTCAATGCAACGCCACTAAAAAAGCCCTCGATCGTGCAGGTCTTGATTACACGCTCGTAGATATCAGCATCGATGATGAAGCTCGTGATTACGTGATGGCTCTGGGATACCTTCAGGCTCCTGTTGTTGAAGTCAATGGTGAGCACTGGTCAGGATTCCGCCCCGAGCGCATCAGCTCGCTGGTGGCGCAGGTTGCCTAA
- the nrdI gene encoding class Ib ribonucleoside-diphosphate reductase assembly flavoprotein NrdI, with amino-acid sequence MLVVYFSSATENTKRFVHKLGFPAKRIPLHKSSPELVVDEPYVLVCPTYGGGASISGGNTRPVPAQVIRFLNNEHNRGLLRAVIAGGNSNFGLDFGKAGDMIAAKCQVPYVYRFELLGTDEDVRLVRDGLLSNAAALGLLPEPVA; translated from the coding sequence ATGCTCGTCGTCTATTTTTCTTCCGCAACGGAGAACACTAAGAGGTTTGTGCACAAACTAGGTTTTCCTGCCAAGCGAATCCCATTGCATAAGTCTTCTCCTGAACTGGTTGTGGACGAACCCTATGTATTGGTGTGCCCCACGTATGGTGGGGGAGCGTCGATAAGCGGTGGTAATACTAGGCCAGTGCCTGCGCAGGTGATCCGCTTCCTCAATAACGAGCACAATAGAGGCTTGCTGCGCGCGGTTATTGCGGGAGGTAACTCTAACTTTGGTCTTGACTTTGGCAAAGCCGGAGACATGATCGCAGCTAAATGCCAGGTGCCTTATGTTTACAGGTTTGAGCTTTTGGGCACAGATGAAGACGTTCGACTAGTTCGCGATGGCTTGCTTAGCAATGCGGCTGCGCTGGGTCTTCTCCCTGAACCGGTAGCGTAA